A stretch of Cryptococcus neoformans var. neoformans JEC21 chromosome 10 sequence DNA encodes these proteins:
- a CDS encoding RNA helicase, putative, translating to MLPRQLSRAPRALGYVLPRFSPPSSVLRTVTPAFARSTQLSLRRILEKRGYAVSAVAEKDDDFFSGAELAPSSNTVVIPPQLDDPGHPASEPLVDTVPFESLKGRINHDTLKALTVKPFKFTAMSEVQKRVLGLLPHLSGGKLRSKAREEAEQEGEVEMKEEREDLLVKAKTGTGKTMAFLVPAIDARINTLERLSKAPNPDGTIPDKHAQGRNHRAISRSHLGALIISPTRELATQIAVEAEKLCTWHKDLTVHSFVGGESRLRQLKEFSRRSKDVVVATPGRLRDLISEPLVKDALAKTDMLVLDEADTLLDMGFSEDLKFIIDHLPKERQTLFFSATVSKEIAAIARHSLRKGHKVIDCVPKNESNVHLHIPQYATVVPSSADAMPHIMRLIAQDQMANPKSKIVLFLNTTKQTMLTATLVRELVDTLPAQTAVYEIHSKLDQNKRTRSSDKFRREHRPAVLVTSDVSARGVDYPGVTRVIQLGVPSTTEQYIHRVGRTGRAGKEGRGDLVLFPFEAGFLDHLKGIPIQRISTSDLTSDVIAKAPSSYASVIDSLPSAVESLLPTLDPKAVEEVFMSMLGYYHSKQQMLDASAQDILKGLKAWSVEGGGLIEPPYVSEEFLKKVGFSEKRRNTRNGGGGSRGGFGRSSGGFGRGSGGFGKRDGGRREDSGGFGGRGQGGGGSGFGARRDGGGGFAGKSRSGGFKRDY from the exons ATGCTCCCCAGACAGCTCTCAAGAGCACCTCGTGCTCTAGGATACGTCCTTCCCCGTttctcccctccttcctctgtTCTTCGAACCGTCACTCCTGCTTTCGCCAGGTCCACCCAGCTCTCCTTGAGAC GAATTCTTGAGAAAAGGGGCTACGCTGTTTCTGCCGTTGCCGAAAAAGACGACGACTTCTTTTCCGGCGCCGAACTcgctccatcctccaatACCGTGGTTATCCCTCCCCAACTTGACGACCCTGGCCATCCCGCCTCAGAACCTCTAGTCGACACCGTCCCATTCGAATCTCTCAAAGGTCGAATTAACCATGATACACTCAAAGCGCTCACCGTCAAACCTTTCAAATTTACCGCGATGAGTGAAGTGCAAAAGCGTGTGTTGGGACTTTTGCCACATTTGAGTGGGGGAAAGTTGAGGAGCAAggcgagggaagaagccgaaCAGGAGGGTGAGGTcgagatgaaagaggaaagggaagattTGTTAGTAAAGGCCAAGACTGGTACCGGAAAGACTATG GCATTCTTGGTCCCTGCGATTGACGCACGCATTAACACTCTTGAACGTCTCTCTAAAGCACCCAATCCCGACGGTACCATTCCTGATAAGCATGCCCAGGGCCGCAACCACCGCGCCATCTCCCGTTCCCACCTGGGCGCTTTGATCATCTCTCCTACTCGAGAACTCGCTACCCAGATCGCAGTTGAAGCGGAGAAACTCTGTACTTGGCATAAGGACTTGACCGTTCACTCATTCGTCGGTGGTGAAAGCCGACTCAGGCAATTGAAAGAGTTTTCAAGACGGTCCAAGGATGTAGTGGTGGCTACCCCCGGCCGATTGAGAGATTTGATCTCAGAACCCCTAGTGAAGGATGCGTTGGCCAAGACGGATATGCTTGTGCTTGATGAAGCTGATACGCTTCTCGATATGGGTTTCTCCGAAGACCTCAAGTTCATCATTGACCATCTGCCAAAAGAGCGCCAGACATTGTTTTTCTCTGCGACTGTTTCCAAAGAAATTGCTGCGATCGCTCGACACTCTTTGCGAAAGGGCCACAAGGTCATCGACTGTGTCCCCAAGAACGAATCAAATGTCCATCTCCACATCCCCCAGTACGCCACTGtcgttccttcttctgctgaCGCGATGCCCCACATTATGCGACTCATTGCCCAGGACCAAATGGCGAACCCCAAGAGCAAGATCGTTTTATTCCTCAACACTACCAAACAAACCATGCTCACCGCTACCCTCGTCCGCGAGTTGGTCGATACTTTGCCTGCACAAACAGCCGTCTACGAGATTCACTCCAAACTTGATCAAAACAAACGTACCCGCTCTTCCGACAAGTTTAGAAGGGAACACCGCCCAGCGGTGCTCGTTACTTCTGATGTTTCTGCTAGAGGTGTGGATTACCCAGGTGTGACGAGGGTTATCCAACTTGGTGTTCCCTCGACTACGGAGCAGTATATCCACCGTGTTGGTCGTACCGGGCGAGCCGGGAAGGAAGGTCGAGGTGATCtcgttctcttcccctttgaAGCTGGCTTCCTCGACCATCTCAAGGGCATCCCTATCCAGCGTATCTCCACTTCTGATCTTACCTCGGACGTCATCGCCAAGGCGCCCTCATCATACGCCTCTGTTATTgactctcttccttccgcCGTCGAGAGCCTTCTCCCTACTCTTGACCCCAAGGCTGTCGAGGAAGTCTTCATGTCCATGCTCGGCTACTACCACTCCAAGCAGCAGATGTTGGACGCTTCAGCGCAGGATATCTTGAAGGGTTTGAAAGCCTGGTCAGTCGAAGGCGGTGGTTTGATCGAACCGCCTTACGTGTCAGAAGAgtttttgaagaaggtagGGTTCagtgagaagaggaggaacaCCAGGAatggaggtggtggatcCAGGGGTGGGTTTGGAAGGAGCAGTGGTGGGTTTGGAAGGGGCAGTGGTGGGTTTGGAAAGAGGGATGGCGGTAGGAGGGAGGACAGTGGAGGTTTTGGAGGTAGAGGGcaaggtggtggtggaagcgGATTTGGCGCTAGGAgggatggtggtggcggcTTTGCGGGGAAGAGTAGGAGCGGGGGCTT
- a CDS encoding expressed protein, with protein MVSSRKLFKKTLLIAIKPSRSATSTLTTRPSTPTDLPIFPQEIFEQIISHLTDNPSALRAIALTCRALSPLALNPLWYRVPVGLQSKSPLKTHYFGPTTREIISLGLIKPLPFPNLSAELRGMTRVIDFYFRHFGWSLALYRREHRFLELFNKVKAIRIHLDSLCGYMSSTGVPSKFRDEDAGYENYAPRLPASEKVVFIGPCYDPYYGSWFCSWKGHEWLSSKAPKKLVLLLKTNAHPISFRPGSFAASVLLSTSIPDLRDIVIIFHQGAKRYKPLRTIEGDPWRQVRKEMVVLLAALRKKYPGTRVTLVNTGCFRATWLGYNKPVEEEAVQQKVMEGLKKVGAAKGIKLFGRFSNYPHPHSSGTSPAVKSLVVDGRTTDKNNRGKSARDGIGTPNAGNEKERLMSLGEYLRVEDWEGELDEREIGSWL; from the exons ATGGTCTCCTCTCGCAAACTCTTCAAGAAGACCCTCCTCATAGCCATCAAACCATCTCGTTCT GCCACCTCAACCCTGACTACGAGACCTAGCACTCCAACCGATCTGCCAATCTTCCCACAAGAGATCTTTGAACAAATCATCTCCCACCTCACCGACAACCCATCTGCACTCCGGGCTATCGCGCTCACATGTCGAGCTCTATCTCCGCTCGCTCTTAATCCGCTATGGTACCGAGTCCCTGTTGGCCTCCAATCCAAATCACCTCTCAAAACTCATTACTTTGGGCCTACCACCAGAGAAATTATCAGTCTCGGGTTGATCAAGCCTCTCCCATTCCCAAACCTTTCTGCAGAGTTGAGAGGTATGACTCGTGTGATCGATTTCTATTTTCGGCACTTTGGGTGGTCGCTCGCCCTATATCGTCGTGAGCACCGTTTCCTCGAGTTGTTCAATAAAGTCAAGGCTATCCGAATACACCTTGATTCATTATGCGGCTATATGTCTTCTACAGGGGTGCCGTCCAAGTTtagggatgaagatgcggGATACGAGAATTATGCGCCGAGGTTGCCTGCTTCCGAAAAGGTCGTCTTTATCGGGCCATGCTACGATCCTTATTACGGAAGTTGGTTCTGTTCGTGGAAAGGCCATGAATGGCTATCATCCAAGGCGCCCAAAAAACTTGTACTCCTCCTCAAAACCAACGCCCACCCCATCTCCTTTCGACCAGGGAGCTTTGCAGCTTCCGTTCTCCTTAGCACAAGCATCCCTGACCTTCGCGATATCGTTATTATCTTCCACCAAGGCGCCAAACGATATAAACCGTTGCGCACCATCGAAGGGGACCCATGGCGTCAAGTGAGAAAAGAGATGGTGGTACTGTTAGCTGCGTTGAGGAAAAAGTACCCAGGGACGCGAGTAACATTGGTGAACACAGGATGTTTCAGGGCGACGTGGCTTGGATACAATAAacctgttgaagaagaagcagtaCAACAAAAGGTAATGGAAGGGCTGAAGAAAGTGGGGGCAGCGAAAGGAATCAAACTGTTTGGCAGGTTTAGCAATTATCCCCACCCTCACTCATCGGGAACAAGTCCAGCCGTAAAAAGCTTGGTTGTAGACGGCAGAACGACGGATAAGAATAATAGGGGGAAAAGTGCAAGAGATGGTATCGGGACGCCGAATGCAGGGAATGAAAAGGAACGACTAATGTCGTTGGGTGAGTACTTGAGAGTAGAAGATTGGGAAGGAGAGCTGGACGAGCGTGAGATTGGGTCATGGCTCTGA
- a CDS encoding cytoplasm protein, putative gives MSASPSATAPPEASPTATPTTATTSKRPASPDNAEDSAKRPKQDQNKMADVEMQNEGSPKTAPSSEPTAPAKPDPGPQQISMRSLIVTQDASIIIGRGGAHVNEIREKSSARVTVSESIPGNPERILNVSGPLDAVAKAFGLIVRRINDEPFDVPSVPGSRAVTIKFIIPNSRMGSVIGKGGSKIKEIQEASGARLNASEAMLPGSTERVLSVSGVADAVHIAVYYIGTILLEYQDRYPSNATGSYKQSQSRGPPPNSNAPPPPGMQTQQIFIPNALVGAIIGRGGSKINEIRSQSSCQIRVTDPGTTVPGGAAANPEERLVTITGYPDNINAAVALLYSRVEAERAKLVEQNAGGM, from the exons ATGTCCGCTTCCCCTTCTGCCACCGCACCCCCTGAAGCCTCACCCACCGCTACACCCACGACTGCCACTACCTCAAAGCGACCAGCCTCTCCAGACAACGCAGAAGATAGCGCCAAACGACCAAAGCAGGACCAAAACAAGATGGCTGATGTAGAGATGCA AAACGAGGGCTCACCAAAGACCGCGCCTTCTTCCGAGCCCACAGCTCCTGCTAAACCCGACCCCGGACCTCAACAGATCTCGATGCGGTCTCTTATTGTTACTCAGGACGCCagtatcatcatcggccgTGGTGGTGCTCATGTCAATGAAATTAGG GAAAAATCAAGCGCCCGAGTAACCGTTTCTGAATCCATCCCCGGCAACCCCGAACGAATCCTCAACGTCTCTGGCCCTCTCGACGCTGTCGCCAAAGCATTTGGTCTCATTGTCCGCCGAATCAACGACGAACCTTTTGATGTTCCCTCTGTCCCTGGCTCTCGTGCCGTCACCATCAAATTCATCATTCCCAACTCCCGCATGGGCTCAGTCATCGGTAAAGGCGGTTCCAAAATCAAGGAAATCCAAGAAGCTTCCGGTGCGCGCTTAAACGCTTCCGAGGCTATGCTCCCAGGATCGACAGAGAGGGTTTTGTCAGTTTCTGGTGTAGCCGATGCTGTCCACATTGCTGTGTACTACATTGGTACAATTTTACTTGAGTACCAAGATAGATATCCGTCCAATGCCACTGGATCCTACAAACAGTCTCAGTCCCGCGGTCCTCCACCCAACTCCAATGCCCCTCCCCCACCCGGCATGCAGACTCAACAAATCTTTATTCCCAATGCTCTCGTTGGCGCTA TCATCGGCCGAGGTGGTTCTAAGATCAACGAAATCCGTTCCCAATCATCCTGCCAAATCCGTGTGACCGACCCTGGTACAACCGTCCCTGGCGGTGCTGCCGCAAATCCCGAGGAGAGATTGGTTACCATCACCGGTTACCCCGATAACATCAACGCTGCTGTTGCGTTGTTGTATTCT CGAGTGGAAGCTGAACGGGCAAAGTTGGTGGAACAGAATGCCGGGGGTATGTAA
- a CDS encoding expressed protein, whose protein sequence is MTPFKPSIPKRISSTPQVNNLLVHNTHFNSLTMSTSTSHAVDPVNQSAVPSSIQKKAPEGLEKTLPDSVHNTDPSKDERYVSHATGPSMVPEAIQKAAPEGLEKALPESIHPTN, encoded by the exons ATGACTCCCTTCAAgccttccatccccaaGCGAATTTCATCTACGCCTCAAGTCAACAACTTACTAGTTCACAACACCCATTTCAATTCACTAACAATGTCTACTTCTACCTCCCACGCTGTTGACCCCGTGAACCAGTCTGCTGTCCCCAGCAGCATCCAGAAAAAGGCCCCTGAGGGTTTGGAGAAGACCCTTCCTGACTCG GTACACAACACAGACCCTAGCAAGGACGAGCGATATGTCTCTCACGCTACTGGGCCTTCTATGGTCCCCGAGGCGATTCAGAAGGCTGCCCCTGAGGGTTTGGAGAAGGCTCTTCCCGAGTCTATCCATCCCACCAATT AA